In Deltaproteobacteria bacterium, a single window of DNA contains:
- a CDS encoding Rrf2 family transcriptional regulator has product MNRKTEYALLALEHMARKEKRTEAITSTREVSESYRIPYPLLAKVMQTLSGKGLIKSVHGTKGGYQLIRRTRDIRVVDVIQIFDGTVAVADCFKEEKITCPQWDGCLIKTPFYELNRKILDLLSETSIADLAIDRENEGATAQGMPV; this is encoded by the coding sequence TTGAATCGTAAAACCGAATATGCCCTTCTGGCCCTTGAGCATATGGCTCGCAAGGAAAAACGGACCGAGGCGATCACCAGCACCCGGGAGGTTTCCGAATCGTATCGCATCCCCTACCCCCTCTTGGCCAAGGTGATGCAGACGCTCTCCGGCAAGGGGCTGATCAAATCGGTTCACGGCACCAAAGGGGGCTACCAGCTCATCCGGAGGACGCGGGATATCCGGGTGGTTGACGTGATCCAGATTTTTGACGGCACCGTGGCGGTAGCCGACTGTTTCAAGGAAGAAAAAATCACCTGCCCCCAGTGGGACGGGTGCCTGATCAAAACACCGTTTTACGAACTGAACCGGAAGATCCTCGATCTTCTTTCGGAGACCTCGATTGCCGATCTGGCCATCGACCGCGAGAACGAGGGAGCGACGGCACAAGGGATGCCCGTATGA
- a CDS encoding MBL fold metallo-hydrolase → MPVNIIQTQYGAQIGDVEFIWARNSKEFLFANSIYIKGKPSMIVDPSATFTYIEQLALARSVNIVLNTHYHADHRSLNGLFRDVIFAAHEKDAPAIRDHETYEEFADTDPNSFYSEWRRQFFKQYQIHDCPVSQLYKGKELIETDTTQIQLIHIPGHTPGHMALHFKNINTVFTADIDLTPYGPWYANVVSDIDDFIASVDKMKKIEADYYISSHGERIYTPEQYQEKIDRFARHFQERDEKILEILKGGPKELAHIASESIIYRRPSLADPLKAYFQWQMVIKHLDRLMKKGLVAKEGDRFTLP, encoded by the coding sequence TTGCCTGTTAACATCATCCAGACGCAGTACGGGGCGCAGATCGGTGACGTGGAATTCATCTGGGCGCGGAATTCCAAGGAATTCCTTTTTGCCAATTCGATTTACATCAAGGGGAAACCTTCCATGATCGTCGATCCGTCGGCCACCTTCACCTATATTGAACAACTGGCGCTTGCCCGGTCGGTGAACATCGTCTTGAACACCCACTACCATGCCGACCACCGGAGCTTGAACGGCCTTTTCAGGGATGTGATCTTTGCCGCCCACGAAAAGGACGCCCCCGCCATCCGTGACCACGAAACCTACGAAGAGTTCGCCGACACCGACCCGAACTCTTTCTATTCGGAATGGCGCCGGCAGTTTTTCAAGCAGTATCAGATTCACGATTGCCCCGTCTCACAGCTTTATAAGGGGAAAGAGCTGATCGAGACCGACACGACGCAAATCCAGTTGATCCACATCCCCGGCCACACGCCGGGCCACATGGCCCTTCACTTCAAAAATATCAATACCGTTTTTACCGCCGACATCGATCTCACCCCCTATGGCCCATGGTACGCAAACGTGGTGAGCGACATCGATGATTTCATCGCGTCGGTGGACAAAATGAAAAAAATCGAGGCTGATTATTACATCAGCTCGCACGGGGAACGTATCTACACTCCGGAACAGTATCAGGAAAAGATCGACCGTTTTGCCAGGCATTTTCAGGAACGGGACGAAAAAATTCTGGAGATCCTGAAGGGAGGCCCCAAAGAGCTGGCGCATATTGCCAGCGAATCAATCATCTACCGCCGCCCGTCACTGGCGGACCCCCTGAAGGCCTACTTTCAGTGGCAGATGGTGATCAAGCATTTGGATCGTCTGATGAAAAAGGGGCTCGTCGCAAAAGAAGGAGACCGCTTTACACTCCCTTGA
- a CDS encoding radical SAM protein — MHPFIPSTIFVDAEVKDLPLTRRVLSRFADVPVEEIENPDTFKEPLVPTAAKKKLLITRSKGEPVKPCQGMGNYVCCNYMTVSFATNCPYECTYCILQDYLQNNPVMTLFANVDEILNSVEKTLQSDRKKTFRIGTGELADSLALDPITGLTRDLVPFSARQKNMILELKTKSDCIENLLDLDHGGKTVVAWSLNPQSFIDREEHKTASLEQRLIAARRVADAGYPVALHFDPLLALKDWSDEYIRLVRQVRQVLSPREIAWISIGSLRFTPGLAKIIRSRFPKSSLLTGELFPTEDGKVRYFREIREELYTHVKNLIDSAFAGVPNYLCMETKRVWEEVYRNIPETSGALEAHLAQQFAC, encoded by the coding sequence GTGCATCCATTTATCCCATCAACAATTTTTGTTGACGCGGAGGTCAAGGACCTCCCTTTGACCCGCCGGGTTTTGAGTCGTTTCGCCGATGTGCCGGTTGAAGAGATCGAAAATCCGGACACCTTCAAAGAACCCCTTGTTCCGACTGCCGCAAAAAAGAAGCTCCTGATCACCCGTTCCAAAGGGGAACCGGTCAAACCATGCCAGGGAATGGGCAACTATGTCTGTTGCAACTATATGACGGTGAGCTTTGCCACCAACTGTCCCTATGAATGCACCTACTGCATTTTGCAGGATTATCTCCAAAACAACCCGGTGATGACCTTGTTCGCCAACGTGGATGAAATTTTAAATTCGGTGGAAAAAACCCTTCAGTCCGACCGCAAAAAAACCTTCCGGATCGGGACGGGAGAGCTGGCCGATTCCCTGGCGCTCGATCCGATAACGGGCCTGACGCGCGACCTCGTCCCTTTTTCTGCGCGGCAAAAAAACATGATCCTGGAATTGAAAACAAAGTCGGACTGCATCGAAAACCTCCTCGATCTGGATCATGGTGGCAAAACGGTTGTCGCGTGGTCGCTCAACCCGCAGAGTTTTATCGACCGGGAAGAACACAAAACCGCCTCGCTGGAACAACGCCTCATCGCGGCCCGGCGGGTTGCCGATGCCGGCTACCCCGTGGCCCTTCACTTCGACCCCCTGCTCGCGCTCAAAGACTGGTCCGATGAATACATCCGACTCGTCCGACAGGTCCGACAGGTCCTGTCTCCCCGCGAAATCGCCTGGATCTCCATCGGCTCTCTCCGATTTACACCGGGACTGGCCAAAATCATTCGTTCGCGCTTCCCCAAAAGCTCCCTTCTGACGGGAGAGCTTTTTCCCACGGAGGACGGCAAGGTCCGTTATTTCCGCGAGATCCGCGAGGAACTCTACACTCACGTTAAAAACCTCATTGACTCGGCCTTTGCAGGTGTACCAAACTATTTGTGCATGGAGACAAAACGGGTTTGGGAGGAAGTTTACAGGAACATACCGGAGACTTCAGGCGCGCTCGAGGCGCACCTCGCTCAACAATTTGCCTGTTAA